GCGGCAGCCGCCGCGCCGGAGAGGCGCAGCTCAGGACGACCATCCACCCCGCGGATCACCTCGATCTCCTGGAAGCGGAAACCGGTCGCACTGCCGCCCGGACCGCGCAGACCGGCGCCGAGGGCCTTGGCCGTGGCTTCCTTGGCCGCCCAGCGCGCCGCCAGCGACTCATAGCGCGGCGCCGGTCCCCCTATGCCACAATCGGCCAGTTCGGTCGGAGTAAAGACGCGCCGGAGAAAGCGCATCCCCCAGCGTTCCGCAGCGCGCCGA
The nucleotide sequence above comes from Chloroflexaceae bacterium. Encoded proteins:
- the acpS gene encoding holo-ACP synthase encodes the protein MICHGVDIIEVARIRRAAERWGMRFLRRVFTPTELADCGIGGPAPRYESLAARWAAKEATAKALGAGLRGPGGSATGFRFQEIEVIRGVDGRPELRLSGAAAAAAARAGLGSLTLSLSHTHDHAVASVIGLR